TCTCTTGAAACAATTTCCTCTTGTGAATAAGCAGAAAGGGAATAAATACCCGGCAAATCAATAATCTTTATTGTCCTGTTTTTATATTTTAAAATCCCTTCTGCTCTCTCAACCGTCTTTCCGGGCCAATTTCCTATTATTTGATTTAAACCAGTTAATTGATTAAAAATAACACTTTTACCCACGTTTGCATTGCCAGCCAGTGCAATTACGATTTCCTCCTTCACATTATTCCTCCTTTCCGTTTCAGCTTTTACACTGCTTTAACATAAATTTTTGAAGCTAGTCCATGACCTATTACCAAATGTGAATTTCTTACCTTGATTTCAACAGGACCACTCAATATACCATTCCTTAAAACTTTTACCTCTGTCTCAGGAACCAAACCCATCTCATTTAACCTTTGGACAGCAAACCCACATGCATCTATCTTAATTACTTTTCCTTTATTTCCCTTCTTTAAACAAGTAAGGGGTATTAAATTATTACAGTTTTCATTATA
This is a stretch of genomic DNA from Aceticella autotrophica. It encodes these proteins:
- a CDS encoding FeoA family protein, whose amino-acid sequence is MMEKRIEYNENCNNLIPLTCLKKGNKGKVIKIDACGFAVQRLNEMGLVPETEVKVLRNGILSGPVEIKVRNSHLVIGHGLASKIYVKAV